The following proteins come from a genomic window of Thermoproteus sp.:
- a CDS encoding isochorismatase family cysteine hydrolase produces MLSPNELKKFIRRSNSVLVVWDVQEALVNMIFNRDEFLAKLKELIDGARRYNVPIVYTKITPFPPRFASPFRRSGWDPGDIHKEVYPKEGDVVLNKNTTSIFVGTNFELLLRNAGLTTIVFTGIATDIGVETSARHAQALGFLPVIAKEAVSSGDKDAHERSLANMARLFPVLTNAEILELWEKNP; encoded by the coding sequence ATGCTAAGCCCCAACGAGTTGAAGAAATTCATCAGGAGGAGCAACTCCGTGCTTGTGGTTTGGGACGTACAGGAGGCCCTAGTAAATATGATCTTCAACAGAGACGAGTTCCTCGCGAAGTTGAAGGAGCTTATAGACGGCGCCAGGAGGTACAACGTGCCTATAGTCTACACCAAAATCACGCCGTTCCCTCCGAGGTTCGCCTCGCCCTTTAGGAGAAGTGGCTGGGACCCCGGAGATATCCACAAGGAGGTATACCCCAAAGAGGGGGATGTCGTATTGAATAAAAACACCACATCTATATTCGTCGGGACGAACTTCGAGTTGTTGTTGAGGAACGCCGGCCTCACGACGATAGTATTTACGGGCATAGCTACCGACATAGGCGTGGAGACCTCGGCCCGCCACGCCCAGGCGCTGGGCTTCCTGCCGGTAATCGCCAAAGAGGCGGTGTCCTCTGGAGATAAGGATGCCCACGAGAGGTCTCTGGCCAATATGGCTAGGCTCTTCCCCGTCTTGACAAACGCGGAGATCTTAGAGCTCTGGGAGAAAAACCCCTAG
- the rnhB gene encoding ribonuclease HII: protein MIAGVDEAGRGPVVGPMVVAIVAGDEEKLKRIGVRDSKALSRSRRERLYVDILAVAECINYVVIEPYIIDQRVRRRELNQLELEVAAQLIGLCDAELYYVDSPDPRPERFGAALRAASGRNVVAMNKAERMPSVAAASIIAKVVRDRLIDLLRAEMGDFGSGYPSDTKTISALRSGRIAPECIRHSWKLKTA, encoded by the coding sequence ATTATCGCCGGCGTGGATGAGGCGGGGCGGGGCCCTGTGGTGGGCCCAATGGTCGTAGCCATAGTGGCGGGCGACGAGGAGAAGCTCAAGAGGATTGGAGTGAGGGACTCAAAGGCCCTATCTCGTAGTAGGCGCGAGAGGCTGTATGTAGATATACTAGCCGTTGCTGAATGTATAAACTATGTAGTAATAGAGCCATATATAATCGACCAGAGGGTGCGCCGTCGGGAACTCAACCAGCTGGAGCTGGAGGTAGCCGCGCAGTTGATAGGCCTCTGCGACGCCGAGCTGTATTACGTAGACAGCCCCGACCCCAGGCCGGAGCGTTTTGGCGCCGCCCTAAGGGCCGCGTCGGGGCGGAACGTAGTAGCCATGAATAAGGCCGAGCGTATGCCCTCGGTGGCCGCCGCCAGCATAATCGCCAAGGTCGTGAGGGACAGATTGATAGATCTACTCAGGGCCGAGATGGGCGACTTCGGGTCGGGATATCCGTCGGACACCAAGACGATATCCGCATTGAGGTCGGGGAGAATAGCGCCCGAGTGTATAAGACACAGCTGGAAGTTGAAAACGGCATGA
- a CDS encoding 30S ribosomal protein S5, with protein sequence MSAIDLSMWEPRTRLGQLVKEGKIRTIDEVFAANMLIKEPEIVDALLPNLKQELLSINIVQRQTDAGEVSQFQAVVALGNEDGYVGIGIGKARQVRQAIEKAVREAKLNITPVRRGCGSWRCSCDEPHSVPFVVEGKSGSVAIRLIPAPKGVGLVAGEVAKTILRLAGIKDVWTKTFGDTRTTLNFALATYNALRNTYRFKL encoded by the coding sequence ATGAGCGCTATTGATCTTTCGATGTGGGAGCCCAGGACACGTCTGGGCCAGTTGGTGAAGGAGGGCAAGATCCGGACTATAGACGAGGTGTTTGCGGCCAATATGCTGATAAAGGAGCCAGAGATCGTCGACGCGCTACTGCCCAACTTGAAGCAGGAGCTTCTCAGCATAAATATAGTCCAGAGGCAGACCGACGCGGGGGAGGTGAGCCAGTTCCAGGCGGTGGTGGCGTTGGGCAATGAGGACGGCTATGTGGGCATAGGCATAGGTAAGGCGAGGCAGGTGAGACAGGCCATAGAGAAGGCCGTCAGAGAGGCCAAGCTCAACATAACGCCGGTGAGGAGGGGATGCGGCTCCTGGAGGTGTTCTTGCGACGAGCCCCATTCGGTGCCCTTCGTCGTCGAGGGCAAGTCGGGTAGCGTCGCGATACGCCTGATCCCCGCGCCTAAGGGCGTGGGGCTTGTGGCGGGAGAGGTCGCGAAGACCATATTGAGGCTTGCCGGCATAAAGGACGTATGGACTAAGACCTTTGGCGACACCAGAACTACGTTGAATTTCGCACTTGCTACATATAACGCCTTGAGGAATACGTATAGGTTTAAGTTATGA
- a CDS encoding uracil-DNA glycosylase, translating into MERLVAELIQCRRCPRLVEYRESVPPLPRFKGQIYWRRPVPPWGDPQARIMVVGLAPAAHGGNRTGRMFTGDSSAQFLFKALHAVGLSNNPYSISRDDGTKVRCVYITSAVKCAPPKNKPTAEEVDNCSYWLKAELEIVKPRAVVALGRIAWEAVFKAMDVRAPEFAHGAFVDVGPMRVFASYHPSPRNTNTGRLDLQSLIEVFEAAKAYAGCG; encoded by the coding sequence GTGGAGAGACTCGTCGCCGAGTTGATTCAATGCAGGAGGTGTCCGAGGTTGGTGGAATACAGGGAGTCAGTGCCGCCTCTGCCCAGATTTAAGGGGCAGATATATTGGAGGCGCCCCGTGCCTCCGTGGGGCGACCCGCAGGCCCGCATAATGGTGGTGGGGCTCGCGCCGGCCGCCCACGGGGGGAATAGGACGGGCCGTATGTTCACCGGAGACTCTTCGGCCCAGTTCCTATTCAAGGCCCTACACGCCGTGGGGCTCTCCAACAACCCCTACAGCATATCTAGAGACGACGGCACTAAGGTGAGGTGCGTATACATAACCTCGGCGGTGAAGTGCGCCCCGCCTAAAAACAAGCCGACGGCGGAAGAGGTAGACAACTGCTCCTACTGGCTCAAGGCCGAGCTCGAAATAGTGAAGCCCAGAGCCGTAGTGGCCTTGGGGAGGATCGCCTGGGAGGCCGTGTTTAAGGCCATGGACGTTAGGGCTCCGGAGTTCGCGCATGGGGCTTTCGTCGACGTGGGCCCCATGAGGGTGTTCGCCTCGTACCACCCCTCGCCCCGCAACACCAATACGGGGAGGCTGGACCTCCAGTCCCTCATAGAGGTGTTCGAGGCCGCCAAGGCGTATGCTGGATGCGGTTAG
- a CDS encoding KaiC domain-containing protein, protein MSDVVRISTGVEELDKALEGGIPKGSWVAVTGEPGVGKSILAMHFAYAGLKAGDPVVYVTTEQEFKDVMEQASQLGMDFSKFSAYNIAWRREPEEMPQIVVVDIFGLLKVARQMTEKAKEENPEKVRRYAALSVDTLIEAINEAYDVLGVLEEGGRTPVKHVRLVIDSMSAFWVDKPVMARKYSYQLKIATHRDNVTALLTSQYAPTTGQAYGFGLEHIADGVIHMWMDDVESAKEVRRHLIIKKMRMTNHYRRAFDVEITPGRGLVLKPV, encoded by the coding sequence GTGTCGGACGTAGTAAGGATCTCAACGGGCGTCGAGGAGCTGGACAAAGCCCTTGAGGGCGGGATTCCAAAGGGCTCTTGGGTGGCGGTTACGGGGGAGCCCGGCGTGGGCAAGTCCATATTGGCTATGCATTTCGCATATGCCGGCTTGAAGGCTGGCGACCCCGTGGTCTACGTCACTACGGAGCAGGAGTTTAAGGACGTGATGGAGCAGGCTTCGCAGTTGGGGATGGACTTCTCCAAGTTCTCGGCATACAACATAGCCTGGAGGAGGGAGCCCGAGGAGATGCCCCAGATAGTGGTGGTGGACATATTCGGCCTGCTGAAGGTGGCGCGGCAGATGACCGAAAAGGCGAAAGAGGAAAACCCCGAAAAAGTGAGGCGTTACGCCGCCCTCTCGGTGGACACCCTTATAGAGGCCATAAACGAGGCCTACGACGTGTTGGGGGTGTTAGAGGAAGGCGGCCGTACTCCGGTCAAACACGTGAGGCTTGTGATAGACTCCATGTCGGCCTTTTGGGTCGACAAGCCGGTCATGGCCCGCAAATATTCCTACCAGCTAAAGATTGCCACACATAGGGACAACGTGACTGCCCTGCTCACAAGCCAATATGCGCCTACTACCGGCCAGGCCTACGGCTTCGGGCTGGAGCACATCGCCGACGGGGTGATACACATGTGGATGGACGACGTCGAGTCGGCGAAGGAGGTGAGGCGCCACCTCATAATCAAGAAGATGCGGATGACCAACCACTACAGGCGGGCCTTCGACGTGGAGATAACGCCGGGGAGGGGGCTAGTGCTGAAGCCCGTCTAA
- a CDS encoding HEPN domain-containing protein, with the protein MSIHPKWYERHVRHLNEAMFALEEGDHRSACYNAYVSVEALAKGLLGYDPYGGFNDIKRLPALIKEAAGADPPEDVSRCASCLENKAFGEDGERCVKCAEVISNYLYVFLKAREKMRQIWRPY; encoded by the coding sequence ATGTCAATACACCCGAAGTGGTACGAAAGGCACGTGAGGCACCTAAACGAGGCCATGTTCGCCCTTGAGGAGGGAGACCACAGATCCGCCTGTTACAACGCCTATGTCTCCGTCGAGGCTCTGGCCAAAGGCCTTCTGGGCTACGACCCCTACGGCGGCTTTAACGACATAAAGAGGCTACCCGCCCTAATTAAAGAGGCGGCGGGCGCAGACCCGCCGGAGGACGTGAGCAGATGTGCCTCCTGTCTCGAAAACAAGGCATTTGGAGAAGACGGCGAGAGGTGCGTCAAATGTGCCGAGGTCATCAGCAACTACCTTTACGTCTTCCTCAAGGCTAGGGAGAAGATGAGGCAGATCTGGAGGCCCTACTAG
- a CDS encoding 50S ribosomal protein L30 codes for MTATAEARREEVLYPRLAVIRIRGVVNTPRAVEETLFYLRLRRKFVMSLVVARPHIEGMLEKAQNWITWGEIDADTLAEVLAKRGKIVGDKPLTLDHLKKYGWQSFEEVALAYVSGEIERLDCPKRGQWPKREGKVLCIPYLKPFFRLHPPIGGFKNTKKSFAEGGDLGYRGPAINELIRRMV; via the coding sequence ATGACGGCTACGGCTGAAGCTCGAAGAGAGGAGGTGTTGTATCCGAGGCTCGCTGTAATTAGGATAAGAGGCGTAGTGAACACGCCTAGGGCCGTAGAGGAGACTCTGTTCTATCTGAGGCTCAGGAGGAAGTTCGTCATGTCGCTAGTAGTGGCGAGACCACATATAGAGGGCATGTTGGAGAAGGCCCAGAACTGGATAACTTGGGGCGAGATAGACGCTGACACTCTCGCCGAGGTGTTGGCGAAAAGGGGGAAGATCGTCGGCGATAAGCCGTTAACGCTAGACCACTTGAAGAAATACGGCTGGCAGAGCTTCGAGGAGGTGGCGCTCGCCTACGTCTCGGGCGAAATAGAGAGGTTGGACTGCCCCAAGAGGGGCCAGTGGCCCAAGAGGGAGGGGAAGGTCCTCTGCATACCCTATCTGAAGCCGTTCTTTAGGCTCCATCCGCCTATAGGCGGCTTTAAGAACACCAAGAAGAGTTTCGCCGAGGGGGGCGATCTGGGCTATAGGGGCCCGGCGATAAACGAGTTGATTCGTAGGATGGTTTAG